A region from the Aegilops tauschii subsp. strangulata cultivar AL8/78 chromosome 5, Aet v6.0, whole genome shotgun sequence genome encodes:
- the LOC109761398 gene encoding uncharacterized protein — protein sequence MCTTESGDVLCLTFWAARPPLLSYFTVHLPGLLPATPLDRLPRVLRTHGDVALLRIPVGPKGNDYFLYSASARFSMVMPLPTCPLTDGSIGLLRCPGQDRLFVAVLHKTLARGYYAVDLLEFDHGSWTWSTRLMHAESPQECDFGIPTKSFALPGSICWVHHVKGILICDLLDGDDEVLRFIRFPVLAPPKKKRIAGYDRDVAIGSDGCIRYMEVWAHPVPGSDNGVTYTPQDWGAAIERWLEPDKKWIISHELKASQIAVDDSHSGLLPRVEAAMESPILSRLHAGHPALSLHEDDVVYIMAKVDHRDEQSWMLLT from the coding sequence ATGTGCACCACCGAGAGCGGCGACGTCCTCTGCCTCACCTTCTGGGCCGCGCGCCCGCCGCTCCTCTCCTACTTCACCGTCCACCTCCCCGGCCTCCTCCCTGCCACCCCGCTCGACCGTCTGCCCCGCGTCCTCCGCACCCACGGCGATGTCGCCCTCCTCCGCATCCCCGTCGGCCCGAAAGGCAACGACTACTTTCTCTACAGCGCCAGCGCCCGCTTCAGCATGGTCATGCCCCTCCCCACCTGCCCGCTCACCGACGGTTCTATCGGCCTTCTGCGCTGCCCGGGCCAAGACAGGCTCTTTGTCGCCGTTCTCCACAAGACCTTGGCCCGGGGGTACTACGCCGTCGACCTGTTGGAGTTCGACCACGGGTCGTGGACCTGGAGCACTCGTCTGATGCATGCCGAGTCGCCTCAGGAATGTGACTTTGGCATCCCGACCAAGTCCTTCGCCCTCCCGGGCTCGATCTGCTGGGTCCACCATGTGAAAGGCATCCTTATCTGTGATCTGCtagatggtgatgatgaagtccttcgtTTCATACGGTTCCCTGTGCTGGCGCCGCCCAAGAAGAAGAGAATTGCAGGCTATGATCGGGATGTTGCTATCGGCTCGGATGGCTGCATCAGATACATGGAGGTGTGGGCTCATCCCGTGCCTGGATCAGACAATGGCGTCACCTACACTCCGCAGGACTGGGGCGCCGCCATAGAAAGATGGCTGGAGCCCGATAAGAAGTGGATAATCAGCCATGAGCTCAAGGCATCACAGATTGCGGTGGACGACAGCCACTCTGGGTTGCTTCCTCGTGTCGAGGCTGCAATGGAGAGTCCAATCTTGAGTAGACTCCACGCAGGGCATCCTGCTCTCAGCTTGCATGAGGATGATGTTGTTTACATCATGGCCAAGGTTGACCACAGGGACGAACAGTCGTGGATGCTCTTGACATGA